A genomic segment from Diadema setosum chromosome 11, eeDiaSeto1, whole genome shotgun sequence encodes:
- the LOC140235238 gene encoding LOW QUALITY PROTEIN: uncharacterized protein (The sequence of the model RefSeq protein was modified relative to this genomic sequence to represent the inferred CDS: deleted 1 base in 1 codon) produces the protein MAAARMHSSICALCCILLMLWVAFLLSMSAASPPNQTMSLQRNCCSYEETSRGIKVYCNHCHLKSVPQDLPNRTITLDLSYNLITQLQNNSFAHLWNLITLNLGKNAIFYIENAAFTPLIYLKILSLSGNKLAQFHPGLLRSNKNLYRVDLGGNLFTSVPLTAIKDLSKLKAIILMKNSIQSFDFQSVSGWKRISEINLSRNDIKSIPHHAFFPLQNNSMHALDLSLNKITAVTTGVFSDLETVNFVNLDVNHINKFEVLAFMGNLKIKILSLCGTLLQEIIPLNRSVRDEVAIPHILKIELSGNRIVDIPHYAFWGFYHTVSLSIQKNRITNIANTSLCGLHSLQSLDISENHISSLPLGAFPCNENLFNLKISHNEIIMLDPGSFMQLPKIQHLDLSNNLILSFTYKTWTTETLLSLDISFNSLDKLPNGVLWGLKNLKVLTVSHNKIGGYSPFAFARTPHLQELYLTSEVASLLSEVFRDMTNLKILDLSNTKLTLNSTYQFTGAVSLQELSLSFNNLDSKSLFDYKTNHSLFAGQAVLQGLYLQGNFLNNLEPGTFSSLGNLSSLDLSDSEINILKPGLFQNLTSLTTLYLRGNQIQEPSAHALYGLHSLKTLFFERSSVRSLPLTLFNDTPNLFKLFLSENHLSTIFPGTLFPTTIHLDLSQNPLSCTCDLAWFRKWVELSNVVLMQKNNTICSRSSFETLVNHPFLLFNPEEFCSLNVILIVSVSLALVIVGYMAIVLYYKRWWFRYRLYLLKLAILGYEEVEDNQQPEDYRHQLNVMFSDGDEDWVNNVMRPAMEERFPRFESILWGDDYLHIGMYLVDAIHHALENSFKTALVISNESVEEQWFMTKIRLALEHINETKLDKAILIFKEHVEDDQLPYLVRLFLSANRPYLEWEEDEYRQDLFWAKLEKNFRSNKVINNAIPV, from the exons ATGGCTGCCGCAAGGATGCACTCCTCAATATGTGCTCTGTGCTGCATTCTACTGATGCTCTGGGTGGCATTCCTACTATCGATGTCAGCTGCCTCCCCACCAAACCAGACGATGTCTCTCCAACGCAACTGCTGCTCCTATGAAGAGACCAGCCGAGGCATCAAGGTCTACTGCAATCATTGCCATTTGAAGTCAGTTCCCCAAGACCTCCCGAACAGGACTATCACTTTAGATTTATCATACAACCTTATAACACAACTTCAAAATAACTCCTTTGCACACCTCTGGAATCTAATCACCTTAAATTTGGGGAAGAATGCAATCTTTTATATTGAAAATGCTGCTTTCACACCTCTCATTTATCTCAAAATATTATCTCTTTCAGGAAATAAGTTGGCACAATTTCATCCTGGGCTTTTACGTTCTAATAAGAATCTCTATCGTGTAGATTTAGGCGGTAATTTGTTTACTTCTGTGCCTTTAACTGCAATTAAAGACTTATCAAAGCTAAAGGCTATAATCTTAATGAAAAATTCAATACAATCATTTGACTTTCAGTCAGTCTCAGGGTGGAAGAGAATATCTGAAATAAACTTGTCAAGGAATGATATCAAATCCATTCCTCATCAtgctttttttcccctacaAAACAACTCCATGCATGCTTTAGACCTCAGTCTTAACAAAATCACTGCAGTGACAACTGGGGTATTCTCAGACCTTGAGACTGTTAATTTTGTTAACCTTGATGTTAATCATATTAACAAATTTGAGGTGCTCGCATTTATGGGTAACTTGAAGATTAAGATACTGTCGCTATGTGGCACTTTGCTGCAGGAAATAATTCCACTTAACAGGTCTGTACGTGATGAAGTTGCCATTCCTCACATACTGAAAATTGAGTTGAGTGGCAATAGAATCGTTGATATCCCTCATTATGCATTTTGGGGTTTCTATCACACAGTAAGTCTTAGCATACAGAAGAACAGGATCACAAATATTGCAAACACATCTTTGTGT GGACTCCATTCATTGCAGAGCCTGGACATATCTGAAAATCACATTTCTTCTCTCCCACTGGGTGCATTTCCCTGCAATGAAAACCTCTTCAATTTGAAAATTTCCCACAATGAGATCATCATGTTGGATCCTGGCTCCTTCATGCAGCTGCCTAAGATACAACACCTTGATCTCTCCAATAACCTGATTCTCTCCTTCACGTACAAAACCTGGACCACGGAAACTCTGCTCTCTCTAGACATTTCTTTCAACAGTCTAGATAAACTTCCTAATGGTGTGTTATGGGGACTAAAAAATCTCAAAGTTCTAACTGTGTCTCACAACAAAATTGGAGGATATTCTCCATTTGCATTTGCACGAACACCTCATCTGCAGGAGCTGTATCTGACCTCAGAAGTCGCCTCTCTGTTAAGTGAAGTTTTCCGTGATATGACAAATCTAAAAATACTGGATCTGTCAAACACAAAACTTACACTGAATTCAACTTATCAATTTACTGGAGCTGTATCACTGCAAGAACTAAGCTTAAGTTTCAACAATTTGGATagcaaaagtttgtttgattacAAAACAAACCATTCCTTGTTTGCTGGTCAAGCAGTGCTTCAGGGGCTTTACCTGCAGGGAAATTTTCTGAACAACTTGGAACCTGGCACCTTCAGTTCACTGGGAAACCTATCATCACTGGATCTCTCTGACTCTGAGATCAATATACTGAAACCAGGACTGTTTCAAAATTTGACTTCCCTTACAACATTGTATCTCAGGGGAAACCAAATTCAAGAGCCATCTGCGCATGCCCTGTATGGTCTCCACAGTCTCAAAACTCTTTTCTTTGAAAGGAGTTCAGTTCGGTCTTTGCCACTCACACTGTTCAATGACACACCTAAtctttttaaactatttttgtCTGAGAATCACCTCAGCACCATATTTCCTGGTACATTATTTCCTACCACTATACACTTAGATTTATCACAAAACCCACTCTCATGCACATGCGATTTAGCATGGTTCAGAAAGTGGGTTGAGCTAAGCAATGTTGTCCTAATGCAAAAGAATAACACAATTTGCTCAAGATCATCCTTTGAAACTTTAGTCAATCATCCTTTTCTACTCTTTAATCCAGAAGAATTCTGCAGCTTAAATGTGATTCTTATAGTATCAGTTTCCTTGGCCCTTGTCATTGTGGGTTATATGGCTATAGTCCTATACTATAAGCGCTGGTGGTTTCGCTACCGGCTCTATCTCCTGAAGCTAGCCATCTTGGGATATGAGGAAGTGGAAGACAATCAACAACCAGAGGACTATAGGCACCAGCTTAATGTCATGTTCTCTGATGGGGATGAAGACTGGGTCAACAATGTCATGAGACCAGCCATGGAAGAAAGATTTCCTCGGTTTGAAAGCATTCTCTGGGGTGATGACTATCTTCACATTGGTATGTACTTAGTAGACGCTATCCATCATGCCCTGGAAAACAGCTTCAAGACTGCTCTTGTGATCAGCAACGAGTCGGTGGAAGAGCAATGGTTTATGACCAAGATTCGCTTGGCCTTAGAACATATCAATGAAACCAAATTGGACAAAGCTATTCTGATCTTCAAGGAGCATGTTGAAGACGACCAACTTCCCTATCTTGTACGGCTCTTCCTGAGCGCTAACAGACCGTACTTGGAATGGGAAGAAGATGAATACAGACAGGATTTGTTTTGGGCCAAGCTCGAGAAGAACTTCAGATCAAATAAGGTGATAAACAATGCAATTCCTGTATAG
- the LOC140235237 gene encoding LOW QUALITY PROTEIN: uncharacterized protein (The sequence of the model RefSeq protein was modified relative to this genomic sequence to represent the inferred CDS: substituted 1 base at 1 genomic stop codon) encodes MAAARMHSSICALCCILLMLWVVFLLSMSAASQPNQTMSLQHNCCSYEETGRVIKVYCNHCHLKSVPQDLPNRTITLDLSYNLITQLQNYSFAPVWNLVTLNLKKNAIFHIENAAFTPLIHLKILSLSGNKLTQIHPGLLCSNKNLGLIDLGNNLFTFVPVTAIKNLSNLETLILMKNSIQSFDFQSVSRWKRISEINLSLNNIKSIPHHAFLPLQNNSLRILDLKYNKINEVTPGVFSDLTTINSLLLDVNHINKFEVLAFMGSLEIKKLTIIGTLLKEIIPLNKSTCDTVPIPHIMKIELTGNEIVEIPHYAFNGFYHTVSLLIQKNRITNIANTSFCGLHSLQILDISENHISSLPLGAFHCNENLLQLNISHNKILIMHPGSFIQLSMIRHLDLSNNMIFSCNYRLWTTKTLLTLDISFNSLDKIPHSMLRGLTNLKVLTVSHNKIRGYSPFLFAHTPNLXELYLISEKASYLCENFRDMTYLQILDLSYTKLALNSTHQFTAAESLQKLHLRFNNLGSESLFDNQTNHSLFAGQAVLKGLYLQGNSLNNMEPGTFSSLTSLKSLDISDSEIKVLKLGLFKSLTSLTTLYLRGNQIQEPSGNTLYGLHSLRTLFFEKSSVRSLPITLFNDTPHLFKLFLSENHLSTIFPGTLFPTNIHLDLSQNPLSCTCDLAWFRKWVELSNVVLMQSNKTVCSRSSFETLVNHPFLLFDPEEFCSLNVILIVSVSLVLVIVGYMAIVIYYKRWWFRYRLYLLKLAILGYEEVEDNQQIEDYRHQLNVMFSDGDEDWVNNVMRPAMEERFPQFESILWGDDYLHIGMYLVDAIHHALENSFKTALVISNESVEEQWFMTKIRLALEHINETKLDKVILIFKEHVEDDQLPYLVRLFLSANRPYLEWEEDEYRQDLFWAKLEKNFRSNKVINNAIPV; translated from the coding sequence ATGGCTGCCGCAAGGATGCACTCCTCAATATGTGCTCTGTGCTGCATTCTACTGATGCTCTGGGTGGTGTTCCTACTGTCGATGTCAGCTGCCTCCCAACCAAACCAGACGATGTCTCTCCAACACAACTGCTGCTCCTATGAAGAGACCGGCCGAGTCATCAAGGTCTACTGCAATCATTGCCATCTGAAGTCAGTTCCCCAAGACCTCCCGAACAGAACTATCACTTTAGATTTATCATACAACCTTATAACGCAACTACAAAATTACTCCTTTGCACCCGTCTGGAATCTAGTCACcttaaatttgaagaaaaatgcaaTCTTTCATATTGAAAATGCTGCTTTCACACCCCTCATTCATCTAAAAATATTATCTCTTTCAGGAAATAAGTTGACACAAATTCATCCTGGGTTACTATGTTCTAATAAGAATCTCGGTCTCATAGATTTAGGAAATAACTTGTTTACTTTTGTACCTGTAACTGCAATAAAAAACTTATCAAACTTAGAGACATTGATTCTAATGAAAAATTCAATACAATCCTTTGATTTTCAGTCAGTTTCACGGTGGAAGAGAATATCTGAAATAAACTTGTCATTGAATAATATTAAATCCATTCCTCATCATGCTTTTTTGCCATTACAAAATAACTCCCTGCGCATTTTAGACCTCAAgtataacaaaataaatgaagtgaCACCTGGGGTATTCTCGGACCTCACAACCATTAATTCACTTTTACTTGATGTTAATCATATTAACAAATTTGAAGTGCTAGCATTCATGGGAAGCTTAGAGATTAAGAAACTGACCATAATTGGCACTTTGCTTAAGGAGATAATTCCACTGAACAAGTCTACATGTGATACAGTTCCCATACCTCACATAATGAAAATTGAGTTGACTGGCAATGAAATAGTTGAAATCCCCCACTATGCGTTTAATGGTTTTTATCACACTGTAAGTCTTTTGATACAGAAGAACAGGATCACAAATATTGCAAACACATCTTTTTGTGgacttcattcattgcaaatccTGGACATATCTGAAAATCATATTTCCTCTCTCCCACTGGGTGCATTTCACTGCAATGAAAACCTCCTCCAGTTGAACATTTCCCATAATAAAATTCTCATAATGCATCCTGGCTCCTTCATACAGCTGTCTATGATACGACACCTTGATCTATCCAATAACATGATTTTCTCCTGCAATTACAGACTTTGGACCACTAAAACTCTGCTCACTTTAGATATCTCTTTCAATAGTTTAGATAAAATTCCTCACAGCATGTTAAGGGGACTCACAAATCTCAAAGTTCTAACTGTGTCTCACAACAAGATTAGAGGATATTCTCCTTTTTTATTTGCACACACACCAAATTTGTAGGAGTTGTATCTGATCTCAGAAAAAGCGTCTTACCTGTGTGAAAATTTCCGTGACATgacttatttacaaatactgGATCTGTCATATACAAAACTTGCATTGAATTCCACACATCAGTTTACTGCAGCCGAGTCACTGCAAAAACTTCATTTGCGTTTCAACAATTTAGGAAgtgaaagtttgtttgataaCCAAACAAACCATTCCTTGTTTGCTGGTCAAGCAGTACTCAAGGGGCTGTACCTGCAGGGAAATTCCTTGAACAACATGGAACCTGGAACCTTCAGTTCACTGACAAGCCTGAAATCCTTGGATATCTCTGACTCTGAGATCAAAGTACTGAAACTAGGACTATTTAAAAGTTTGACTTCCTTGACAACATTGTATCTAAGGGGTAACCAAATTCAAGAGCCATCTGGAAATACCCTGTATGGTCTCCACAGTCTCAGAACTCTTTTCTTTGAAAAGAGTTCAGTTAGGTCTTTGCCAATCACACTGTTCAATGACACACCTCATCTTTTTAAACTATTTCTATCTGAGAATCACCTCAGCACCATATTTCCTGGTACATTATTTCCTACAAATATACACTTAGATTTATCACAAAACCCACTCTCATGCACATGCGATTTAGCATGGTTCAGAAAGTGGGTTGAGCTAAGCAATGTTGTCCTTATGCAATCAAATAAGACTGTTTGCTCAAGATCCTCTTTTGAAACTTTAGTCAATCATCCTTTTCTACTCTTTGATCCTGAAGAATTCTGTAGCTTAAATGTGATTCTTATAGTATCAGTTTCCCTGGTCCTTGTCATTGTGGGTTATATGGCTATAGTCATATACTATAAGCGCTGGTGGTTTCGCTACCGGCTCTATCTCCTGAAGCTAGCCATCTTGGGATATGAGGAAGTGGAGGACAATCAACAAATAGAGGACTATAGGCACCAGCTTAATGTCATGTTCTCTGATGGGGATGAAGACTGGGTAAATAATGTCATGAGACCAGCAATGGAAGAAAGATTTCCCCAGTTTGAAAGCATTCTCTGGGGTGATGACTATCTTCACATTGGTATGTACTTAGTAGACGCTATCCATCATGCCCTGGAAAACAGCTTCAAGACTGCTCTTGTGATCAGCAACGAGTCGGTGGAAGAGCAATGGTTTATGACCAAGATTCGCTTGGCCTTAGAACATATCAATGAAACCAAATTGGACAAAGTTATTCTGATCTTCAAGGAGCATGTTGAAGACGACCAACTTCCCTATCTTGTACGGCTCTTCCTGAGCGCTAACAGACCGTACTTGGAATGGGAAGAAGATGAATACAGACAGGATTTGTTTTGGGCCAAGCTCGAGAAGAACTTCAGATCAAATAAGGTGATAAACAATGCAATTCCTGTATAG